GCCCCTGCTCTTCACCCATAAACAGGATAAACTCAACTGTACGTTTCGTTTTCAGCTTCAGCGCCTTAAAAGATCTTGCCATATCCATTACCGCAAAAGAGCCAATGCCATTATCTATAGCGCCGGTAGCCAGATCCCAGCTGTCCAGATGTCCGCCAACCAAAATCTTTTCCTCAGGAAGAGAATCTCCTTTTAAAGTAGCAATCACATTTCTGGCTTTGATCATACCTGAGAAATTGGTCATACTCAGACTTGCATACTGTGTTTTTGATTTCAGCTGCTGCTTTATCTCCATGCCGTTTTCCAGACCGATACAAACAGCAGGTATGGTAATGAGTTTACCGGTTACAGAAGCTGTCCCGGTCAGTAAAACACCGCCCTTTACCCCATTGATAATGATAATTCCAACTGCCCCGTGTTTAATTGCGATTGCAGTCTTTTCAGAGCGATGAAGAGAAGGCGTACCGGCAGGCGATCCGGGTAATACTCCCAGATAAACCAGGGCTATTTTACCTTTAACCTTACCTGCATCATGCGCATAGTCACTTTCCAGACCATTGCCCAGATCTGCTACTTCTGCCGAAACAGCGGATTTTACCGGTGAATGAGCCAGTGCAACTGAAGGTACCGTTTTCAGGTTTGCCGGCCCGTCACCAATTTTAGTTTCATTAGTGATCCTGCTCCAGCTTTCTACTTCGAAAGGCTGATAGCGGACATTATAACCATAAGATTTAAATAGATTAAAGGCATACTCTTCGGCTCGGGCCCCATTTGCAGATCCCGTTAAACGGTGACCAATAGTTTCTGTAGCAGACTTTAAGGTACTATAAGCCCTTGAATGCTGTTGTACATCTGTATTGATCCGGTTAAAAGCAGTACTGAAATTGTCCTGGGCATGTGCAGAAATTGCCATCCCGGCAAAAA
This portion of the Pedobacter lusitanus genome encodes:
- a CDS encoding M20/M25/M40 family metallo-hydrolase; amino-acid sequence: MKILYVLFFAGMAISAHAQDNFSTAFNRINTDVQQHSRAYSTLKSATETIGHRLTGSANGARAEEYAFNLFKSYGYNVRYQPFEVESWSRITNETKIGDGPANLKTVPSVALAHSPVKSAVSAEVADLGNGLESDYAHDAGKVKGKIALVYLGVLPGSPAGTPSLHRSEKTAIAIKHGAVGIIIINGVKGGVLLTGTASVTGKLITIPAVCIGLENGMEIKQQLKSKTQYASLSMTNFSGMIKARNVIATLKGDSLPEEKILVGGHLDSWDLATGAIDNGIGSFAVMDMARSFKALKLKTKRTVEFILFMGEEQGLLGSKAYIAQAEKKNELGKVKFMLNYDMTNDPKGFATSRVEMKDTFTDWGSQIAQIDTGFKNVFVSGAWLHSDHQPFMLEGIPTGGGAGGQLPNHSGQFYHSDGDSFKLVDEQGLKNTVRYSAMLTYGLANMKVIPVGVQEEGKLKAFLKENKLEEPLRIAGEWKWGD